In Mytilus trossulus isolate FHL-02 chromosome 14, PNRI_Mtr1.1.1.hap1, whole genome shotgun sequence, a genomic segment contains:
- the LOC134698154 gene encoding heat shock 70 kDa protein 12A-like, whose protein sequence is MACGETISESLLVAAIDFGTTFSGYAFAIRNDYKVDPTRVSGSHWHTGSQPGLSLKTPTCILFNQNQVFESFGGEAEDKYTELAQEEEHMDWFFFKRFKMQLYDKKEISRDFMLEGENGCLMPAMRVFTESIKFLRMHLEEHISSKTDGIKPQEIDWVLTVPAIWSDPAKQFMREAANNGGIPNSRLILALEPEAASIYCKNLPVDRTISSGGRSTLDAFAAGTKYLILDAGGGTIDITVQEIKPDGNIKQIYMANGGDWGGVKVDQAFDEFMLDIVGMETMDKFRNEDKAEYLSLCREFEVKKRGIRPDSTAKITLRIPLILSEKFQEVKGVSLKDSFKSNKSMSWIGDKLRVDPDTAKDFYSETCRQITQHLNGIFQEPAVVDTEIILMVGGFSESQMLQEAIKSAYHNKTVIIPEEAGLAVLKGAVQFGFNPKVINPRISRFTYGISTNKRFRPHTDPEDKKQIVNDIMYCRDRFGKHVERGQPIEVGEVTDQRTYNPLKGDQRKIRLPIYASRAVDPEYIDETECSYLGDLEVDMSDIRGGCEREVVVGMRFGGTDIAVEAVVKSTGEKVDARFNFLR, encoded by the exons ATGGCGTGTGGTGAGACAATTTCAGAATCTTTACTGGTGGCAGCTATCGACTTTGGTACAACATTTTCGGGATATGCATTTGCTATAAGAAATGACTACAAAGTTGATCCTACAAGAGTGTCTGGAAGCCATTGGCATACAGGTTCACAGCCAGGTCTTTCCCTTAAAACACCcacatgtattttgtttaatcaaaaTCAAGTATTTGAGTCGTTCGGCGGGGAAGCAGAAGATAAATACACAGAGCTAGCACAAGAGGAAGAGCATATGGACTGGTTCttctttaaaagatttaaaatgcAACTATATGACAAAAAG GAAATATCGAGGGATTTTATGTTGGAGGGTGAGAATGGTTGTCTGATGCCAGCAATGAGAGTCTTTACAGAGAGCATTAAATTTCTCCGGATGCACCTAGAGGAGCACATTAGTAGTAAAACAGACGGTATAAAGCCACAGGAAATAGACTGGGTTCTAACGGTACCAGCTATCTGGTCAGATCCAGCCAAACAATTTATGAGGGAAGCTGCTAATAAT GGAGGAATTCCCAACAGTCGCCTGATCTTGGCGTTAGAACCAGAAGCTGCATCTATCTATTGTAAGAACTTACCTGTCGACAGAACGATCAGTTCTGGTGGGAGATCCACACTGGATGCTTTTGCGGCTGGAACAAAATATCTTATATTGGACGCTGGAG GTGGTACAATTGACATCACTGTACAAGAAATTAAACCAGACGGTAATATTAAACAGATTTATATGGCGAATGGAGGGGATTGGGGTGGAGTCAAGGTCGACCAAGCCTTTGACGAATTTATGTTGGATATTGTCGGAATGGAAACAATGGACAAGTTCAGAAATGAGGACAAAGCAGAATATTTGAGCTTATGTAGGGAGTTCGAGGTGAAAAAGCGTGGCATTCGTCCAGACAGTACAGCAAAAATTACACTTCGAATTCCGTTGATTTTAAGTGAAAAATTTCAGGAGGTAAAAGGTGTTTCTttaaaagattcttttaaatcaaacaaatcaaTGTCGTGGATTGGTGATAAATTACGCGTTGATCCTGACACTGCTAAAGATTTCTATAGTGAAACTTGCCGCCAAATTACGCAGCACCTTAATGGTATATTCCAAGAACCAGCAGTTGTTGACactgaaataattttgatgGTGGGTGGCTTCTCAGAATCGCAAATGCTTCAGGAAGCAATTAAGTCTGCATACCATAACAAAACTGTGATAATTCCCGAAGAAGCCGGACTTGCCGTGTTGAAGGGAGCTGTTCAATTTGGATTCAACCCTAAAGTTATAAATCCCCGAATTAGTAGATTCACGTATGGCATAAGTACAAACAAACGTTTCCGTCCCCATACCGACCCGGAGGACAAGAAACAAATCGTCAATGATATCATGTACTGTCGTGATAGATTCGGCAAGCATGTCGAAAGAGGTCAGCCGATAGAGGTAGGGGAGGTCACCGATCAGAGAACTTATAATCCATTAAAAGGTGATCAGCGTAAAATACGCCTCCCTATTTATGCGTCTCGTGCAGTGGATCCAGAGTATATAGATGAGACGGAAT
- the LOC134696925 gene encoding uncharacterized protein LOC134696925, which translates to MPFRPHTDPEDKKHITNAKMYCRDRFGKHVGRGEPMECDNLTNTKTYNPLKETQSKIQLPIYSSRSEDPQYTDEEDCTYIGKFEVDLSDVTGPDREVEIVMKFGGADITVEATVKSTGQTIDARYVLRV; encoded by the coding sequence ATGCCGTTCCGTCCACATACAGACCCAGAAGATAAGAAACATATTACTAATGCTAAGATGTATTGCCGGGATAGATTTGGAAAGCATGTTGGGAGAGGAGAACCAATGGAGTGCGATAATCTAACCAATACGAAAACATACAATCCTTTAAAAGAAACTCAAAGTAAAATACAACTTCCCATCTATTCGTCTCGTTCCGAAGATCCACAATACACCGATGAAGAAGATTGCACTTATATCGGGAAATTTGAGGTAGATTTGTCAGATGTAACTGGTCCTGATCGGGAAGTCGAGATCGTGATGAAATTTGGAGGGGCAGATATTACTGTTGAAGCAACCGTAAAGTCAACTGGACAAACAATCGATGCACGTTACGTCTTAAGGGTTTGA
- the LOC134696926 gene encoding heat shock 70 kDa protein 12B-like — translation MACAETVIDPLLVAAIDFGTTFSGYAFAFKGDYQEDPLKISGYTWTLGSTAGLSLKTPTCVLFDHNGEFHSFGAEAEEKYTTLAEDDAHANWYFFRRFKMQLYRNHEIPRDLTIEDDKGKHLPALTIISACINYLRDHLTKQITKKDLPVKKTEITWVLTVPAIWSDPAKQFMREAAVKGGIPNSQLMLALEPEAASIYCKHLPVERLAAGANSALGAFSPGTKYLILDAGGGTVDITVQEVQTDGTIKQLYMANGGDWGGTKVDQAFEEYLMELAGPETIYKFRDEDKAGHLDLCREIEIKKRQIKPDQTSKVTFKVPITLSEIFERDKGTNFRESLASSKKVRWVGDKLRVDPDVARGFFDNACQHIIQHLKGIFDEAKVRGTNTILMVGGFSESPMLRDAVEKGFPGKTIIIPQESGLAVLKGAVQYGYEPRIISTRICKFTYGVKVSRNFTKGDPESKKFVVDGTSKCNDCFSRHVEIGQAVDINEAFEEHVYGTLYADQTAMGVSIYTSTEKDPRYTDDPSCRYLGELTVNMSDTRGGKNRKISVQLTFGGTEIEVKATNKGTGEETIAKLNFLRELSKVFMLEGENGLQMPAIKVFAESIKFLRTHFEDHIRNKASEIKPRDVEWVLTVPAIWPDPAKKFMKEAANAGGIPNSRLILALEPEAASIYCKNLPVDRTLSSGGRSTLDAFAPGTQYLILDAGGGTVDITVQEIKDDGDIKQIYMANGGDWGGTKVDEAFDEFLTDIVGSDTVDKFRKDDKVDYLGLCREFEVKKRSIRPDSTAKITIRIPLSLSERFQEVKGVSLKSSFKSNKSMSWVGDKLRVDPDTAKKFFEEPCQRIVDHLKDLFQKGAVVDTDIILMVGGFSESQMLQEAIKSAFQSKTVIIPEDAGLAVLKGAVQFGFNPKIISPRIIRLE, via the exons ATGGCTTGTGCGGAGACGGTTATAGATCCGCTTTTAGTGGCCGCAATTGATTTTGGCACTACCTTTTCTGGATATGCATTTGCCTTTAAGGGTGATTATCAAGAAGATCCGTTAAAAATATCTGGATACACCTGGACATTAGGGTCGACGGCTGGACTTTCACTGAAGACACCAACTTGTGTCTTGTTTGATCATAATGGAGAATTTCATTCCTTTGGAGCCGAAGCTGAAGAAAAGTACACAACTTTGGCAGAAGATGATGCTCATGCAAACTGGTACTTCTTCCGCAGATTTAAAATGCAGTTATATAGAAATCAT GAAATACCACGTGATTTAACAATTGAAGACGATAAGGGTAAACATTTGCCTGCTTTAACGATAATTTCTGCATGTATAAATTACCTGAGAGACCATTTAACGAAACAAATTACTAAAAAAGACCTGCCCGTGAAGAAGACTGAGATCACATGGGTTCTTACAGTACCAGCCATATGGTCAGATCCGGCCAAACAGTTCATGAGAGAAGCAGCTGTAAAG GGAGGAATTCCAAACAGTCAATTGATGTTAGCCTTGGAACCAGAAGCTGCTTCAATTTATTGCAAACATCTTCCCGTGGAACGTTTGGCAGCAGGGGCAAATTCTGCCCTGGGAGCGTTCTCACCAGGGACCAAATATCTTATACTTGATGCTGGAG GTGGCACAGTTGATATCACTGTACAGGAAGTACAAACTGATGGAACCATAAAACAACTGTACATGGCCAATGGCGGTGATTGGGGAGGAACGAAAGTCGACCAGGCGTTTGAAGAATATTTGATGGAGCTTGCTGGACCTGAGACAATATACAAGTTCCGTGATGAAGATAAAGCTGGTCACCTAGATTTGTGTagagaaattgaaattaagaagCGTCAAATTAAACCAGATCAGACATCAAAAGTTACGTTTAAAGTGCCTATCACTTTAAGTGAAATATTTGAGAGGGATAAGGGAACCAATTTCCGAGAATCGTTGGCGTCGTCAAAGAAAGTACGATGGGTTGGGGATAAACTACGGGTTGATCCAGATGTAGCCAGAGGTTTCTTTGATAACGCATGTCAACATATAATCCAACATTTAAAGGGTATATTTGACGAGGCGAAAGTTAGAGGCACCAACACAATTCTTATGGTTGGTGGATTCTCAGAGTCTCCAATGTTGAGGGATGCAGTGGAAAAGGGATTTCCCGGGAAAACTATCATTATTCCCCAGGAGTCTGGTTTAGCTGTGTTAAAAGGGGCAGTACAGTATGGATACGAACCGAGAATTATATCTACGCGTATTTGCAAATTTACTTACGGTGTGAAAGTAAGTAGAAACTTTACAAAAGGTGATCCCGAGAGTAAGAAATTTGTTGTTGACGGAACATCTAAATGCAACGATTGTTTTAGCAGGCATGTTGAAATAGGACAGGCTGTCGATATAAATGAAGCCTTCGAAGAACATGTCTATGGCACATTGTATGCTGACCAAACTGCCATGGGTGTGTCAATTTACACTTCAACTGAGAAAGATCCACGTTACACGGATGATCCGTCGTGTAGATATCTTGGAGAGCTTACTGTCAACATGAGCGATACACGAGGAGGCAAAAATCGAAAGATATCAGTTCAACTTACCTTTGGTGGGACAGAAATAGAAGTAAAAGCCACTAATAAGGGAACAGGAGAAGAAACTATAGCTAAACTTAATTTCCTTCGT GAATTATCAAAAGTCTTCATGTTGGAAGGAGAAAATGGTTTACAAATGCCAGCCATAAAAGTGTTTGCAGAAAGCATCAAATTTCTGCGAACACATTTTGAGGATCATATAAGGAATAAAGCCTCTGAAATCAAACCACGTGATGTAGAATGGGTGTTGACCGTACCCGCCATCTGGCCAGATCCAGCTAAAAAGTTCATGAAGGAAGCTGCTAATGCT GGAGGAATACCCAACAGTCGCCTGATCTTGGCGTTAGAACCAGAAGCTGCATCTATCTACTGTAAAAACTTGCCTGTCGACAGAACACTTTCTAGTGGTGGAAGATCTACCCTCGATGCGTTTGCTCCGGGGACACAGTATCTTATACTGGATGCAGGAG GTGGAACGGTTGATATAACTGTACAGGAAATAAAAGACGATGGCGACATCAAACAAATCTACATGGCCAATGGTGGAGATTGGGGCGGAACTAAAGTCGACGAGGCATTTGACGAATTCCTGACGGATATTGTTGGATCAGATACGGTCGACAAGTTCCGGAAGGATGACAAGGTCGATTATCTAGGTCTGTGTAGAGAATTTGAAGTGAAAAAGCGAAGTATTCGCCCAGACAGCACAGCTAAAATTACAATTAGAATTCCATTAAGTTTAAGTGAAAGATTTCAAGAAGTAAAAGGAGTTTCACTGAAAAGTTCCttcaaatcaaacaaatcaaTGTCATGGGTAGGTGATAAATTACGTGTTGATCCCGACACCGCTAAAAAGTTCTTTGAAGAACCATGCCAACGCATTGTTGACCATCTGAAAGATTTATTCCAGAAAGGAGCAGTTGTCGACACAGACATTATTTTAATGGTTGGTGGTTTTTCTGAATCACAAATGCTGCAGGAAGCAATAAAGTCGGCATTTCAAAGTAAAACTGTGATAATACCAGAAGATGCAGGTCTTGCTGTGCTTAAAGGTGCAGTTCAGTTCGGATTTAATCCTAAGATTATCAGTCCAAGAATTATTCGATTGGAGTAA
- the LOC134697060 gene encoding heat shock 70 kDa protein 12B-like → MANSYETISDTLLVAAIDFGTTFSGYAFAFKSDYKEDPLKISGFTWTLGSQAGLSLKTPTCVLFNPRGEFDSFGAEAEEKYTALAESEDHQSWYFFSRFKMQLYKNHEIPRNLTIEDDQGKHLEAIKVISKSINYLRGHLMEQIVKRDIQIKKTEITWVLTVPAIWSDPAKQFMREAAVEGGIPNSQLMLALEPEAASIYCKHLPTERLDSGGKSALGAFSPGTKYLILDAGGGTVDITVQEVQTDGSIKQLYMANGGDWGGTKVDQAFDEYMMELAGPATVYKFRDEDKAGHLDLCREFEIKKRNIQPDQTSKVTFRVPSTLSEIFKREEGTDFKQSVSSSKRVTWVGDKLRVDAALAQGFFDSTCQHIVQHLKGIFKEEKVRGTDTILMVGGFSDSPMLRKAVEVSFPDKNIIIPHEAGLAVLKGAVQYGYEPRIISTRVCKFTYGVRTNSRFKEGVDPESKRKMVEGKARCKDSFSKHVEIEQAVHINEATEEKMYYPLHSKQTSMLISIYTSTDKKPRYTDDPSCAYLGELTVQMPDTRRGKDREVSVQLTFGGTEIEVKATNTGTGEETKAILNFLR, encoded by the exons ATGGCGAATAGTTATGAAACTATATCTGATACTTTGTTGGTGGCGGCCATTGATTTTGGTACGACCTTTTCTGGGTATGCGTTTGCCTTTAAAAGTGACTACAAGGAAGATCCTCTGAAGATATCCGGGTTTACATGGACATTAGGTTCTCAGGCAGGACTTTCTCTCAAGACCCCAACATGTGTATTGTTTAATCCCAGAGGTGAATTTGATTCATTTGGAGCAGAGGCCGAGGAAAAGTATACAGCACTTGCAGAAAGTGAGGATCATCAAAGTTGGTACTTTTTCAGCAGGTTTAAAATGCAGTTGTACAAAAATCAT gaaaTACCACGTAATCTTACAATAGAGGACGACCAAGGGAAACATCTGGAAGCTATAAAAGTCATTTCAAAGAGTATCAACTACCTACGGGGACATTTAATGGAACAAATAGTAAAGAGAGATATCCAGATAAAAAAGACGGAGATCACATGGGTTCTTACCGTGCCTGCTATCTGGTCTGATCCAGCCAAACAGTTTATGAGGGAAGCTGCTGTAGAG GGAGGCATCCCCAACAGCCAATTGATGTTAGCCTTGGAACCAGAAGCTGCTTCTATATACTGCAAACATCTTCCTACTGAACGTTTAGATTCTGGTGGGAAATCAGCACTGGGAGCGTTCTCACCAGGCACAAAATATCTTATACTTGATGCTGGGG GTGGCACAGTTGATATTACTGTACAGGAAGTACAAACTGATGGATCTATTAAACAACTGTATATGGCCAACGGGGGTGACTGGGGAGGAACTAAAGTGGACCAGGCGTTTGATGAATACATGATGGAGCTGGCAGGACCTGCGACTGTTTACAAATTTCGGGATGAAGATAAAGCTGGACACTTGGATCTTTGCAGAGAATTCGAAATCAAAAAGCGTAACATCCAACCAGATCAAACGTCGAAAGTGACATTCAGAGTTCCTAGTACTTTAAGCGAAATATTCAAAAGGGAAGAAGGTACTGATTTTAAACAGTCGGTGTCCTCATCTAAGCGAGTAACATGGGTGGGTGACAAACTGCGTGTTGATGCAGCTTTGGCGCAAGGATTTTTCGATTCAACCTGTCAACATATTGTGCAGCATTTGAAAGGCatatttaaagaagaaaaagtaAGAGGAACAGATACAATACTAATGGTTGGTGGGTTTTCCGATTCTCCAATGCTTCGAAAAGCTGTTGAAGTAAGCTTTccagataaaaatataattattccaCACGAGGCTGGTTTAGCAGTTTTGAAAGGAGCGGTTCAATACGGTTATGAACCAAGAATTATATCTACCCGGGTTTGTAAGTTTACATACGGAGTTCGGACAAACTCCAGGTTCAAGGAGGGTGTTGATCCCGAAAGCAAGCGAAAAATGGTAGAAGGAAAAGCCAGGTGTAAAGATTCTTTTAGTAAACATGTTGAAATTGAACAAGCTGTTCATATCAATGAAGCAACGgaagaaaaaatgtattatcCGTTGCATTCTAAACAGACAAGTATGCTTATATCCATTTATACCTCCACAGATAAGAAGCCCCGGTACACGGATGACCCCTCATGTGCCTATCTAGGAGAACTCACTGTACAGATGCCAGACACCCGTAGAGGAAAGGATCGTGAGGTATCAGTTCAGCTTACTTTCGGAGGTACAGAAATAGAAGTGAAGGCCACAAATACAGGAACTGGGGAAGAAACTAAAGCAATTCTTAATTTCCTGCGTTAG